One window of Microcoleus vaginatus PCC 9802 genomic DNA carries:
- a CDS encoding MOSC domain-containing protein: MSYVASIHIYPVKSLDGIAVSQATILASGALEGDRSFAICDAAGEFVNTKRNSGVCFLRLSFDIKKRIAGLKIQDTEQEFFFHVDRERPGIESWLSNYFGFPVQLIENLLTGFPDNTAAPGPSIISTETIAEVASWFPRVCVNEMRHRLRANIEIGDVPAFWEDQLFSQADEIVRFKIGTVIFEAINPGQPYILSTRNYGAKAGDPNFKNILIAKQKEIMPDLVKKGHLNHFSRLIVNTRVAPHPAEKILHIGDEVHILSVSNSLLNTISD, translated from the coding sequence ATGTCCTACGTCGCCAGCATTCATATCTATCCGGTCAAGTCCCTTGACGGCATAGCAGTCAGTCAAGCAACTATTCTAGCCAGCGGAGCTCTAGAAGGCGATCGCTCTTTTGCAATCTGCGATGCAGCAGGAGAATTTGTTAACACTAAGCGCAACAGCGGAGTCTGTTTTCTACGCTTATCCTTTGACATCAAAAAGAGAATTGCCGGCCTGAAAATACAAGACACCGAACAAGAATTTTTTTTTCATGTAGATAGAGAACGCCCGGGAATAGAATCTTGGTTGAGCAACTACTTCGGTTTCCCCGTCCAGTTAATTGAAAACTTGCTGACAGGTTTTCCCGACAATACCGCTGCACCAGGGCCAAGCATTATCAGTACCGAAACAATTGCCGAAGTTGCATCTTGGTTTCCGAGAGTTTGCGTTAACGAGATGCGCCATCGCTTGCGAGCTAATATTGAAATAGGAGATGTCCCGGCTTTTTGGGAAGACCAACTTTTCTCACAAGCCGATGAAATTGTTAGGTTTAAAATAGGGACAGTAATATTTGAAGCTATTAACCCGGGTCAGCCATATATCCTATCTACGCGAAATTATGGGGCGAAAGCAGGCGATCCCAATTTTAAAAATATACTAATAGCCAAGCAGAAGGAAATCATGCCTGACTTGGTAAAAAAAGGGCATTTAAATCACTTTAGTCGGCTGATAGTTAACACACGAGTCGCACCTCACCCAGCAGAAAAAATATTACACATAGGAGACGAAGTTCACATTCTCAGCGTCAGCAACTCTCTATTGAATACCATTTCTGATTAG
- a CDS encoding Uma2 family endonuclease, whose translation MSATAELATTQEILEQEIPENVIFPSGDLYSDEPPVETELHLRQIILLFHCLEWLWRDRNNFYAAGNLTIYYSPKQLKSKDFRGPDFFVVLGTERKTRKSWVVWEEEGKYPNIIVEILSPKTADIDKNFKKQLYQDTFRTHDYFWFDPETLELAGFHLVDGEYEPIAPNEFGHLRSQQLDLSLGICGGKLRFFTAEGELVPTPEEVAERETQRAGQEAQRADRLAAKLRELNIDPDTI comes from the coding sequence ATGTCCGCAACCGCAGAATTAGCTACTACCCAAGAGATACTAGAACAAGAAATACCAGAAAATGTTATCTTTCCTTCAGGCGATTTATACAGTGACGAACCTCCCGTGGAAACAGAACTGCATCTCCGACAAATAATCCTACTCTTCCACTGTCTAGAATGGCTGTGGCGAGATAGAAACAATTTCTATGCTGCTGGAAACCTCACCATTTATTACAGTCCCAAGCAACTCAAATCGAAAGACTTCCGAGGCCCCGACTTTTTTGTGGTACTCGGAACCGAACGAAAAACTCGGAAAAGCTGGGTAGTTTGGGAAGAAGAGGGAAAGTACCCCAATATTATCGTTGAAATCCTGTCGCCCAAAACAGCGGATATAGACAAAAACTTTAAAAAACAACTCTATCAAGATACTTTTCGCACTCATGATTACTTTTGGTTTGACCCAGAAACTTTAGAATTAGCTGGGTTTCATTTAGTTGACGGGGAATATGAACCGATCGCACCAAACGAATTCGGCCATCTGCGGAGTCAGCAGCTCGATTTGAGTCTCGGAATTTGTGGCGGAAAATTGCGTTTCTTTACAGCAGAAGGAGAGCTTGTCCCTACTCCTGAAGAGGTTGCAGAAAGGGAGACTCAACGAGCCGGACAAGAGGCTCAACGAGCCGATCGCCTGGCCGCGAAACTGCGAGAATTAAATATTGATCCCGATACAATTTAG
- a CDS encoding DNA-binding response regulator — MERILVVDDEADCQTVLAMYLESQGYRVECANSGVEALSIFENAPPDLVISDVMMPEMDGFEFCRRLRTTRLGQLVPFIFLSGQGELESKVEGHSIGADDYLVKPFQSEEILAKVKAQLERSHRIHAEIVRLLQTSSGRAVEPQLVAVLPAPAPLPLTPAEERVFWEVIQGYTNKQISDRLFISPRTVQAHLGSIFSKLQLENRAQLVRFALERGYKPPQT; from the coding sequence ATGGAAAGAATATTAGTGGTTGACGACGAAGCAGACTGTCAAACAGTCTTAGCAATGTACTTGGAAAGTCAAGGATATCGGGTGGAATGCGCTAATTCAGGGGTTGAGGCGCTCTCGATTTTTGAAAATGCCCCCCCAGATTTGGTAATTTCAGATGTCATGATGCCGGAAATGGACGGGTTTGAGTTTTGTCGCCGTTTGCGAACTACCCGTTTGGGACAGTTAGTCCCCTTTATATTTTTGTCGGGTCAAGGCGAGTTGGAGTCAAAAGTTGAAGGTCATTCGATCGGAGCTGACGATTATCTGGTAAAACCTTTTCAGTCGGAAGAAATCTTAGCTAAGGTAAAGGCGCAGTTAGAGCGCTCTCACCGCATTCACGCCGAGATTGTCCGACTGCTTCAAACTTCTAGCGGTAGGGCGGTGGAACCACAATTGGTGGCAGTATTGCCAGCACCTGCACCTTTGCCTTTAACACCAGCCGAGGAAAGAGTTTTTTGGGAAGTGATCCAGGGTTATACTAACAAACAAATTAGCGATCGGCTGTTTATTAGCCCCCGGACTGTGCAAGCTCATTTAGGCAGCATTTTCAGTAAATTACAGTTAGAAAATCGTGCCCAGCTTGTGAGATTTGCCCTAGAAAGAGGATACAAACCACCTCAAACTTAG
- a CDS encoding phenylacetate--CoA ligase family protein: protein MQPEQRQRAIGAFEEFLRAPREERLQHQQSRVAESGAIALFQKVAATVPAYQTFLAALNINPASIQTFEDFQKLPLITKENYLRCHPLPQLCYEGKLETCDFIAVSSGSTGNPTFWPRFISDELQIAARFEQIFHDSFYADKRSTLAVICFALGTWVGGMYTANCCRYLASKGYPVTVVTPGNNKTEIFRVVQELGEHFEQVVLLGYPPFIKDVIDSGIAGGVEWQKYRIKMVFAGEVFSEEWRSLVSDRTNSDNLYYNSASLYGTADAGVLGNETPLSICIRRFLAKKPEAARNLFGESRLPTLVQYDPTSRFFEVNNDGTLLFSGDNGIPLIRYHISDNGGLICYEAMLNFLAEWGFNPVASLQQAAGMKVSDFPRGIRCLPFVYVFGRSHFTVSYFGANIYPENVTVGLEVPTIREWVTGKFVLQVKENADQNRFLSVVVELAAGVDGDEEMKQAIASSILAQLRRLNSEFANYVPPEYQLPVVTLTATGDAEYFPIGVKHRYTRQ from the coding sequence ATGCAGCCAGAACAGCGTCAGCGAGCAATTGGGGCGTTTGAAGAGTTTTTGAGGGCGCCGCGTGAGGAACGATTGCAACACCAGCAGAGTCGAGTTGCCGAATCCGGGGCGATCGCGCTTTTTCAAAAAGTCGCGGCCACAGTACCAGCTTACCAGACTTTCCTAGCTGCACTTAACATCAATCCCGCTTCAATTCAAACCTTTGAAGACTTTCAAAAATTGCCGCTAATTACCAAAGAGAATTATTTACGCTGTCACCCGCTACCTCAGTTGTGTTACGAGGGGAAATTAGAAACTTGCGATTTCATTGCTGTTTCATCTGGTTCCACAGGAAACCCGACATTTTGGCCGCGTTTTATCAGTGACGAGTTGCAAATTGCTGCTCGTTTTGAACAAATATTTCACGACAGTTTTTACGCCGACAAACGCTCAACTTTAGCTGTCATTTGCTTTGCGTTGGGAACTTGGGTAGGCGGAATGTACACGGCAAATTGCTGCCGCTATCTAGCGAGTAAGGGCTATCCAGTTACAGTTGTGACGCCGGGGAATAATAAGACTGAAATATTCCGAGTCGTGCAGGAACTTGGGGAGCATTTTGAGCAAGTAGTTTTGTTGGGATATCCGCCATTTATCAAGGATGTGATTGATAGCGGAATTGCTGGGGGTGTGGAGTGGCAAAAATACCGAATTAAGATGGTGTTTGCGGGAGAAGTGTTTAGCGAAGAATGGCGGAGTTTGGTGAGCGATCGCACTAATTCTGACAATCTATATTACAACTCTGCGAGCCTTTACGGTACTGCCGATGCGGGCGTTTTGGGCAACGAGACACCGCTGAGCATTTGCATCCGCCGCTTTTTAGCAAAGAAGCCGGAAGCAGCACGCAATTTATTCGGGGAATCGCGGTTGCCAACGCTGGTGCAGTACGATCCGACAAGTCGCTTTTTTGAAGTGAATAATGACGGCACGCTGTTATTTTCGGGCGACAACGGCATCCCGCTAATACGCTATCACATCTCGGATAACGGCGGTTTAATTTGTTACGAAGCAATGCTAAATTTTTTGGCTGAATGGGGATTTAACCCTGTGGCAAGTTTGCAGCAAGCAGCAGGTATGAAAGTTTCTGATTTCCCCAGAGGAATTCGCTGCTTGCCATTTGTCTATGTATTTGGGCGATCGCACTTTACCGTTTCCTACTTCGGTGCCAACATTTACCCGGAAAATGTCACCGTAGGTTTAGAAGTTCCCACCATTCGGGAATGGGTGACTGGAAAATTTGTGCTGCAAGTCAAGGAAAATGCTGATCAAAATCGGTTTTTATCGGTGGTTGTGGAATTAGCAGCGGGGGTGGATGGCGACGAGGAGATGAAGCAGGCGATCGCATCTTCAATTCTCGCGCAATTGCGGCGGCTAAACAGCGAATTTGCTAATTATGTGCCGCCCGAATATCAGTTACCTGTCGTGACATTAACTGCCACGGGCGATGCGGAGTATTTTCCGATTGGGGTAAAGCACCGATACACGCGGCAATAA
- a CDS encoding FdxN element excision controlling factor protein — translation MIYLAIRAEVYAQFFSEPIGQVLLGKKRFKLIVFDSLKETVVRWID, via the coding sequence ATAATATATCTGGCAATCCGTGCAGAAGTTTATGCACAATTTTTTTCTGAACCTATCGGGCAGGTTTTGTTAGGAAAAAAGAGATTTAAATTAATAGTTTTTGATTCATTAAAGGAGACCGTTGTCAGATGGATAGACTAG
- a CDS encoding pentapeptide repeat-containing protein codes for MKLKLLATVTACLALFGLAAPVKAQNPDHVRQLLESKECEGCDLRNADLFKASLYRANLRGADLSGANLYEANLLEADLSDANLGNANLVNAEMYGAELNGANLRNADLSNAFLGRANLTSADLRGAKLFNANLGEAYLLQANLSNADLRRSLLFRVNLNRANLSGADMSFADVRDTNLQNAILSNTRLPGAQLTGTNIDAANNVRQADLERANLRGTNLGSGVCVVTNFPYCVLNVQ; via the coding sequence GTGAAACTTAAACTCTTGGCAACTGTAACGGCCTGTTTAGCTTTGTTTGGGCTGGCAGCTCCCGTTAAAGCTCAAAATCCAGATCATGTTAGGCAATTGCTGGAAAGTAAAGAGTGCGAGGGCTGTGACTTGAGAAATGCTGATTTGTTCAAGGCTAGCTTGTACAGAGCTAATTTAAGAGGAGCGGATTTAAGCGGAGCAAATCTCTATGAAGCTAATTTGCTAGAAGCGGATTTAAGTGATGCTAATTTGGGGAATGCTAACTTAGTTAATGCCGAGATGTACGGTGCTGAATTGAATGGTGCTAATCTGCGAAATGCGGATTTGTCTAATGCTTTTTTGGGGCGAGCGAATCTGACGAGTGCGGATTTGCGCGGTGCTAAACTTTTTAATGCCAATCTGGGGGAAGCTTATCTGCTGCAAGCTAATTTGTCGAATGCCGATTTGAGGCGCTCCCTGTTGTTTAGAGTTAATTTGAATCGTGCGAATTTAAGCGGAGCGGATATGTCTTTCGCGGATGTGCGCGATACTAATTTGCAGAATGCTATTTTGTCAAATACTAGGCTTCCTGGGGCTCAATTGACCGGGACAAATATTGATGCGGCGAATAACGTGCGACAGGCAGATTTGGAACGTGCCAACTTGCGAGGTACGAATTTGGGGTCAGGGGTTTGCGTGGTAACTAATTTTCCTTATTGTGTTTTGAATGTGCAATAG
- a CDS encoding universal stress protein, producing MFKTVLFPVDQSREAREAAEKVVNIVKTYASRLVILSVVEPPAEEADAPAREVMTSPEAVAKLLSEAQSMFSQQGIEAEIIEREGKPAFTICDVADEIGADLIVMGCRGMGLTDEGASDSVTNRVINLSPCAVLIVP from the coding sequence ATGTTCAAGACTGTCTTATTTCCTGTAGATCAAAGCCGAGAAGCCCGCGAAGCTGCCGAAAAGGTGGTCAATATCGTGAAAACCTACGCCTCTCGCTTAGTTATTCTCTCGGTAGTCGAGCCCCCAGCCGAGGAGGCCGACGCCCCCGCGCGAGAGGTGATGACTTCCCCCGAAGCAGTCGCCAAACTTCTTTCTGAGGCCCAATCGATGTTTTCCCAGCAGGGAATTGAAGCTGAAATCATCGAACGGGAAGGCAAACCTGCTTTCACGATTTGCGATGTGGCTGACGAAATTGGGGCCGATTTGATTGTGATGGGCTGTCGGGGGATGGGTTTAACCGATGAGGGGGCGTCTGACAGCGTTACCAATCGGGTGATCAATCTCTCTCCTTGTGCAGTTTTGATTGTGCCTTAA
- a CDS encoding EAL domain-containing protein — protein sequence MLKILVIEDDELIRETLLQLLESHSYRVIAAENGRAGVQMALSEIPDLILCDVQMPELDGYDVLRTLRQNSLAATIPFIFLTAQSDKTDFRRGMDLGADDYLTKPFTKAELLGAIASRVLKRQTITQPLTVALHQAEARLKDLVNDSTKVTTLSPEKFALEALLRHALAQGEFQVYYQPQVNIATGQVIGAEALVRWQNPDRGIISPCEFIPLAEETGLIIQIGEWVLLSACAQAASWLAAGFSPFTISVNLSARQLSDPELKARIVQILETTGLEPANLELEMTESALVENATVAGATLNQLKALGIRIAIDDFGTGYATLGYLKQFAFDSLKIDRIFVRNANEDTQNAAITTAVILLGHSLNMTVIAEGVETEAELDFLKQHQCDIMQGYLFSRPEPAAIIESMLVAGPSLLAPSPAAQPAGVVPFVPVSEPEKSKNLSMSGLGIV from the coding sequence ATGCTCAAAATTTTGGTGATTGAAGACGACGAATTAATCCGGGAAACTCTTCTGCAACTCCTGGAATCTCACAGCTACCGGGTCATTGCGGCTGAAAACGGTCGAGCAGGGGTGCAGATGGCACTTTCGGAGATACCTGATTTAATTTTGTGCGATGTGCAGATGCCGGAACTCGACGGTTATGACGTGTTGCGGACTCTGCGGCAAAACTCACTAGCTGCAACAATTCCATTTATTTTCCTCACGGCTCAAAGTGACAAAACCGATTTTCGTCGGGGGATGGATTTGGGGGCAGACGATTACTTGACAAAGCCGTTTACCAAGGCTGAATTGCTGGGAGCCATTGCTTCTCGCGTCTTGAAACGGCAAACTATTACTCAACCGCTGACAGTCGCGCTTCACCAAGCAGAAGCCAGACTCAAAGATTTAGTTAACGACTCCACCAAGGTTACGACTCTCTCTCCTGAAAAGTTTGCTCTCGAAGCTTTGCTGCGCCACGCTTTGGCACAAGGTGAGTTTCAGGTATACTATCAGCCACAAGTGAATATTGCTACCGGTCAAGTTATCGGCGCCGAAGCTTTAGTGCGCTGGCAAAATCCCGATCGAGGTATAATTTCTCCCTGCGAATTTATTCCATTAGCAGAAGAAACAGGTTTAATTATTCAGATTGGGGAGTGGGTACTGCTTTCAGCTTGCGCTCAAGCCGCTAGTTGGCTGGCGGCGGGGTTTTCGCCCTTTACAATATCAGTAAACTTGTCGGCCCGGCAGTTGTCCGACCCCGAACTCAAAGCGCGAATCGTCCAAATATTGGAAACTACAGGCTTGGAGCCTGCTAATTTAGAATTAGAAATGACCGAAAGCGCTTTGGTGGAAAATGCGACAGTAGCAGGCGCTACTTTAAACCAACTTAAAGCTCTAGGAATTCGGATTGCTATTGACGACTTCGGCACCGGTTACGCTACTTTAGGATATCTTAAGCAATTTGCTTTTGACAGTTTAAAGATCGATCGAATTTTCGTCCGTAATGCCAACGAAGATACTCAAAATGCTGCTATTACTACAGCGGTAATTTTACTGGGTCACAGTTTGAATATGACTGTAATTGCTGAGGGAGTGGAAACAGAAGCAGAACTAGATTTTTTGAAACAACATCAGTGTGATATCATGCAGGGCTATCTGTTCAGCCGCCCCGAACCAGCAGCGATAATTGAAAGTATGTTGGTTGCCGGCCCGAGTTTGTTGGCGCCGTCCCCAGCAGCACAACCTGCTGGCGTTGTCCCTTTTGTACCTGTGTCCGAACCCGAAAAATCTAAAAACCTTTCAATGTCGGGTCTAGGAATAGTGTAA
- the ylqF gene encoding ribosome biogenesis GTPase YlqF: MKIHWYPGHIAKAERALKEQLKRVDVVLEVRDARIPLATFHPQMPSWVGGKARVLVINRMDMITPRSREAWETWFEAQGETAYFTNAEHGHGVDAVADAVQNAGVQLNQRRFDRGMLPRPVRAVVMGFPNVGKSALINRLLGRRVVDSARRAGVTKSLRWIRISDEIELLDAPGVIPTRINNQENALKLAICEDIGEAAYDNQVVAAAMVDLLRGLEAADETLISISGFKSRYKLDPACSNGEDYLHEVAKDRYKGDVERTARQMLNDFRTGVLGQLTLELPPA, translated from the coding sequence ATGAAAATTCACTGGTATCCCGGTCACATTGCCAAAGCGGAACGGGCATTAAAAGAACAGCTAAAGCGAGTAGATGTGGTGCTCGAAGTCCGAGATGCCCGCATTCCCTTGGCTACTTTTCACCCCCAAATGCCGAGCTGGGTGGGCGGCAAGGCGCGAGTCTTGGTCATCAACCGCATGGATATGATTACGCCTCGATCGCGCGAGGCGTGGGAAACATGGTTTGAGGCCCAGGGGGAAACTGCGTATTTTACCAATGCCGAGCACGGTCACGGAGTAGACGCTGTGGCGGATGCGGTGCAGAATGCTGGGGTGCAGCTAAATCAAAGAAGGTTCGATCGAGGTATGCTGCCCCGTCCAGTCCGCGCAGTGGTAATGGGATTTCCCAATGTGGGAAAATCTGCTTTAATTAATCGGCTGTTAGGGCGGAGAGTGGTAGATAGTGCCCGCAGAGCTGGAGTAACTAAATCGCTCCGATGGATTCGCATTTCTGACGAAATTGAATTATTAGACGCCCCCGGAGTCATCCCAACCCGAATTAACAATCAAGAAAATGCCCTAAAATTAGCTATTTGCGAAGATATTGGTGAAGCAGCTTACGACAATCAGGTAGTAGCAGCAGCGATGGTAGATTTGCTCCGAGGGCTGGAAGCGGCTGATGAGACTTTGATATCAATATCTGGTTTCAAATCTAGGTATAAATTAGATCCAGCTTGTAGTAATGGTGAAGATTATTTGCACGAGGTAGCAAAAGACAGGTATAAAGGAGATGTCGAACGAACGGCGCGGCAGATGTTAAACGATTTTAGAACTGGTGTTTTGGGTCAACTTACTCTGGAGTTGCCGCCTGCTTGA
- the pgk gene encoding phosphoglycerate kinase codes for MTKKTVANLSASDLSGKRVLVRADFNVPLDNGNITDDTRIRAALPTIQDLASKGAKVILCSHFGRPKGVTEKLRLTPVAKRLSELLGKEVKKTDDCIGDEVAATVAGMQDGDVLLLENVRFYPEEEANDPEFAKKLASVADLYVNDAFGTAHRAHASTEGVTKYLSPSVAGFLMEKELQYLGSAIDNPQRPLAAIIGGSKVSSKIGVIEKLLEKCDKLLLGGGMVFTFYKARGLSVGKSLVEDDKLELAKSLEAKAKERGVTFLLPTDVVVADKFAADANTQTVSVENIPEGWMGLDIGPDSVKTFQDALADCKTVIWNGPMGVFEMEKFAAGTEGIAHSLAGITKTGTTTIIGGGDSVAAVEQLNLGEQMSHISTGGGASLELLEGKDLPGVAALDEA; via the coding sequence GTGACAAAAAAAACTGTAGCAAATTTATCGGCATCGGACTTATCGGGCAAACGGGTACTGGTGCGGGCGGACTTTAACGTGCCGCTCGACAACGGCAATATCACCGATGATACTCGCATCCGGGCGGCTCTGCCGACAATTCAAGATTTAGCGTCCAAGGGCGCTAAGGTGATTTTGTGCAGCCACTTCGGCCGTCCCAAGGGCGTGACGGAGAAGTTGCGCTTGACGCCGGTTGCGAAACGCCTGTCGGAATTGTTGGGCAAAGAGGTTAAAAAGACTGACGACTGCATCGGTGATGAAGTCGCTGCTACAGTCGCCGGGATGCAAGATGGCGATGTGCTGTTGCTAGAAAATGTCCGCTTCTACCCAGAGGAGGAGGCAAACGACCCAGAATTTGCTAAGAAGTTAGCTTCTGTGGCAGATTTGTATGTCAATGATGCTTTTGGTACGGCTCACCGGGCTCACGCTTCTACTGAGGGCGTTACTAAGTATCTGAGTCCTTCGGTTGCTGGGTTTTTGATGGAGAAGGAACTGCAATATCTCGGCAGTGCGATCGACAATCCTCAGCGTCCTTTAGCTGCTATTATCGGCGGTTCTAAGGTTTCCAGTAAGATTGGAGTCATTGAAAAACTGCTCGAAAAGTGCGACAAACTGCTGTTGGGCGGTGGCATGGTTTTCACGTTCTACAAAGCTCGCGGTTTGAGCGTTGGCAAGTCTTTGGTGGAAGATGACAAGCTGGAACTGGCGAAGTCTTTGGAAGCTAAAGCGAAGGAACGGGGAGTTACTTTTCTGTTGCCTACTGATGTGGTAGTTGCTGACAAGTTTGCTGCTGACGCCAACACTCAAACTGTCTCCGTTGAGAACATTCCCGAGGGTTGGATGGGTTTGGATATTGGCCCGGATTCAGTGAAAACTTTCCAAGATGCTTTAGCCGATTGCAAAACGGTAATCTGGAACGGGCCGATGGGCGTGTTTGAGATGGAGAAATTTGCTGCTGGAACGGAAGGAATTGCCCATTCTTTGGCGGGAATTACTAAAACTGGTACTACCACAATTATCGGTGGCGGTGACTCGGTGGCGGCTGTGGAACAGTTGAATTTGGGCGAACAAATGAGCCACATTTCTACTGGTGGTGGCGCTAGTTTGGAACTTCTTGAAGGTAAGGACTTGCCTGGTGTTGCTGCTTTAGATGAAGCTTAA
- a CDS encoding XisI protein, with translation MDRLDEYRGFIQKILDSYAQIPYQYGEIKSSVIVDREQNNFLLMPEGWQGSQRIHDCIVHVEIIDGKIWIHQDGIETGITPELVELGVPKDQIVLGFHPYHVRQHTGYAIA, from the coding sequence ATGGATAGACTAGATGAATATCGCGGATTTATTCAGAAAATCTTAGATAGTTATGCCCAGATTCCCTACCAATACGGAGAAATTAAAAGCAGCGTTATTGTTGACCGCGAACAAAACAATTTTTTACTGATGCCCGAAGGCTGGCAAGGGTCTCAAAGAATTCACGATTGTATCGTTCATGTGGAAATTATCGACGGCAAAATTTGGATTCACCAAGATGGTATAGAAACGGGAATTACCCCAGAACTTGTAGAATTAGGAGTGCCTAAAGACCAGATAGTTTTAGGGTTTCATCCGTATCATGTTCGGCAACATACGGGATATGCGATCGCCTAA
- a CDS encoding serine/threonine protein kinase yields the protein MNNPIYPGITLNNHYRIVRELGHGGFGRTYLAEDAHRFNEPCVLKEFAPQVHGSYALQKSEELFEREAGVLYKLQHNQIPRFRELFRVSISDRGYLFLVQDYVPGQTYRFLLDARKRQGLRFIEAEINQLLQQILPVLEYIHSLGVLHRDISPDNLILRLSDGMPVLIDFGGVKQVAATVESLFAEANGTSGPATRIGKLGYAPVEQMQMGIVYPHSDLYALAATVLVLLTGKEPHQLLDSQTLNWNWRAECSLSPNLSLVLDKMLAQQPSQRYSSAREVMLALSGNPPLQAPLPPAPDFGITQPPDLSPIPVPAPTPKLPGTPVRVAAIGNQQKMPAWKMVLFVVAVLSSMGGVGWFAGNSLLNLQSKVQKVPQPPNPKQQQEDALQDRFVKLKIDDRFYNGYVNLVDETFYAKYPELGGRLLKEGEDDRQWRERWQKIGDELLDKLENLSSDARARLGSYDTTDIDLWKTEVNKLNLSSRALYDLADARFFYWFPEQPRDRNLIGLPIGQIWQAITADELEALQAGATVESVEFDRRSNSKSLTGNLKPGEGKAYIARFAQNQTLRVNLQAPRKSTLLSIYSPGQTNKARALLQDAEGLSWSGLLDDAGYYEFVVVSQASEPIAYELNLTAE from the coding sequence ATGAACAATCCCATCTACCCCGGCATAACTCTCAACAACCACTACCGCATCGTCCGCGAATTGGGACACGGAGGCTTCGGGCGCACCTACCTCGCTGAAGATGCCCACCGATTTAACGAACCCTGCGTTTTAAAAGAATTTGCGCCCCAAGTACATGGAAGTTACGCCTTACAAAAATCCGAGGAACTGTTCGAGCGGGAAGCAGGAGTGCTCTACAAGCTGCAACACAATCAAATCCCCCGCTTTCGCGAACTCTTCCGCGTCAGTATCAGCGATCGAGGCTACCTATTTCTAGTCCAAGACTACGTGCCAGGTCAAACTTACCGCTTTCTGCTCGACGCCCGCAAGCGTCAGGGTTTGCGGTTTATAGAAGCAGAAATCAATCAATTGCTGCAGCAGATTTTGCCCGTGCTCGAATACATTCACTCTTTGGGAGTGCTTCACCGCGACATCTCCCCGGACAACCTGATTCTGCGGCTGTCTGACGGAATGCCAGTGCTCATCGACTTCGGCGGAGTAAAACAAGTCGCCGCCACCGTAGAGTCTCTTTTCGCTGAGGCTAACGGCACTTCCGGCCCCGCGACTCGCATCGGCAAGCTCGGCTACGCTCCCGTGGAACAGATGCAGATGGGCATCGTCTATCCCCACAGCGATTTGTACGCTCTGGCGGCCACGGTTTTGGTGTTGCTGACTGGGAAGGAACCGCATCAGTTGCTCGACAGCCAAACGCTGAATTGGAACTGGCGGGCGGAATGTTCTCTGTCTCCGAATTTGTCCCTGGTGCTGGATAAAATGCTTGCTCAACAGCCGAGCCAGCGTTACTCCTCGGCTCGTGAGGTAATGCTTGCTCTCTCCGGCAATCCGCCTTTACAGGCACCTTTGCCACCAGCCCCGGATTTTGGGATCACGCAGCCGCCGGATCTCTCGCCTATACCCGTGCCCGCCCCCACGCCAAAACTGCCGGGAACTCCGGTGCGAGTTGCTGCTATTGGCAATCAGCAAAAGATGCCTGCTTGGAAAATGGTTTTGTTCGTGGTGGCGGTGCTCTCAAGTATGGGGGGAGTTGGCTGGTTTGCGGGCAATTCTTTGTTAAATCTACAATCAAAAGTACAGAAAGTTCCCCAGCCTCCAAACCCGAAGCAGCAGCAAGAAGATGCTTTGCAAGATCGCTTTGTAAAGCTCAAAATTGACGATCGATTCTATAACGGTTACGTCAACCTTGTGGACGAGACTTTCTATGCCAAATACCCGGAATTGGGCGGACGGCTGTTAAAAGAAGGCGAGGACGATCGCCAGTGGCGCGAAAGGTGGCAGAAAATCGGGGACGAGTTGCTCGATAAGCTGGAAAATCTCAGCAGCGACGCTAGAGCGCGGTTGGGCAGTTACGACACCACAGATATCGATCTCTGGAAAACTGAGGTTAACAAGCTGAATTTGAGCAGTCGGGCTTTGTACGATTTGGCTGATGCTAGGTTCTTTTATTGGTTTCCAGAACAGCCGCGCGATCGCAATCTCATTGGTTTGCCGATCGGACAAATTTGGCAAGCAATTACCGCCGACGAACTCGAAGCCTTACAAGCTGGAGCAACTGTCGAAAGCGTTGAATTTGACCGCCGATCGAACAGCAAAAGCCTCACAGGCAATCTCAAACCCGGAGAAGGGAAAGCTTACATTGCGCGGTTCGCTCAAAATCAAACTTTGCGCGTGAATTTGCAAGCACCGCGCAAATCTACTCTGCTGTCAATTTATTCTCCCGGGCAGACAAACAAAGCCCGCGCTTTGCTGCAAGATGCAGAGGGGCTTAGTTGGTCTGGATTGCTGGATGATGCTGGTTATTATGAATTCGTAGTAGTTTCTCAAGCATCTGAGCCGATCGCTTACGAGTTGAACCTGACGGCGGAATAA